The Streptomyces sp. NBC_01775 genome includes a region encoding these proteins:
- a CDS encoding polyprenyl synthetase: MTQEAGRRGGVDGQALLLAAGLADLAVSTLGSALGTVRGMLRRSDAAQLAAEAEQDLMARGRLVLDRYAAVPPAHLEILARHALARKTADDI, translated from the coding sequence ATGACGCAAGAAGCGGGACGACGAGGGGGCGTGGACGGCCAGGCGCTGCTGCTGGCGGCCGGGCTGGCCGATCTGGCGGTGAGCACGCTGGGTTCGGCCCTGGGGACGGTGCGGGGGATGCTGCGCCGCTCGGACGCCGCGCAGCTGGCGGCGGAGGCCGAGCAGGACCTCATGGCGCGTGGGCGCCTGGTGCTGGACCGGTACGCGGCCGTGCCCCCGGCCCATTTGGAGATCCTCGCCCGGCACGCCCTGGCTCGGAAGACCGCCGATGACATCTGA